The Metabacillus litoralis genome contains a region encoding:
- a CDS encoding response regulator transcription factor, which translates to MSRTILIVDDQPEITELLSLYLKKEGFQIIEAHDGMDAFQLIAKEKIDLMLVDIMMPIIDGYQLIKKVRETLRVPIIIISAKQEDQDKIEGLSLGADDFIQKPFNPLEVVARVQALLRRSYNYSIETTTQPEDYKYRKKIVGDLTLDEDSFAIIKQEKIIQLTKIEYKIIEMLMETPGRVFTKQQIFERAWNDYYIGGEEDNTINVHISKLRDKIEENPKKPIYIKTVRGLGYKFEKKNI; encoded by the coding sequence GTGAGTAGAACTATTTTAATTGTTGATGATCAACCAGAGATTACAGAATTGCTCAGCCTATACTTGAAAAAAGAAGGCTTTCAAATTATCGAAGCCCATGATGGAATGGATGCCTTTCAACTAATTGCGAAAGAAAAAATAGATTTAATGCTTGTGGATATAATGATGCCGATTATTGATGGATATCAGCTTATTAAAAAAGTAAGAGAAACGTTGAGAGTCCCAATTATTATTATCTCGGCAAAGCAGGAAGATCAAGACAAGATAGAAGGGCTGAGTTTAGGAGCGGATGATTTTATTCAAAAGCCATTTAATCCTTTGGAAGTTGTTGCGCGAGTTCAAGCACTTTTAAGAAGGAGTTATAACTATTCCATAGAAACAACAACGCAACCAGAAGATTATAAATACAGAAAAAAAATTGTCGGTGATCTTACTTTAGACGAGGATTCGTTTGCAATTATAAAACAGGAAAAGATCATTCAGTTAACTAAAATAGAGTATAAGATTATTGAGATGTTGATGGAAACTCCTGGAAGGGTGTTTACAAAGCAGCAAATTTTCGAAAGAGCATGGAATGATTATTATATTGGTGGTGAAGAAGACAACACGATTAATGTCCATATTTCAAAGCTCAGAGATAAGATTGAGGAAAATCCGAAAAAACCAATCTACATAAAAACGGTTAGAGGATTGGGGTACAAATTTGAAAAAAAGAATATATAG
- a CDS encoding sensor histidine kinase: MNLTFTLFPKEEGLLPYLYIANMCIPFYFLLQEPPNKMYPGLLLMLAFVIIYRQMFWNKGLMKLLLTSEIIITLIFAYFYNPMYLYIVFVYVYLVVQVPLKWMYGLSMLYTVSSVYLIYQTIFPDQLHLLISFLPPLFGGGILPFIMRASLRYKELNENLQRLMEEKEQLEESKKRMLADLSHDLKTPMTTIQGYSKALYEGFVEDEEQVKRYVKYIHDKSVRVTILIDELFMFTKLETPDSRMNIEKKDLCEFYREVIVEYYQLFSEKKMELIIDIPTTKLIYEFDSKLLYRAISNLLENAAKYNPEQTAVFITLTKKANCISLEIGDDGIGIKDDLTNTLFDPFVRGDKSRKKDGGSGLGLAITKKIIEKHEGKIILDTKPVRGKTNFIIELPVKEV; the protein is encoded by the coding sequence ATGAATTTGACTTTCACGCTGTTTCCAAAGGAAGAAGGACTTCTTCCATATTTGTATATAGCCAACATGTGTATTCCATTTTACTTTTTATTACAAGAACCTCCAAATAAAATGTACCCTGGTTTATTATTAATGCTTGCATTTGTCATTATCTACCGACAGATGTTCTGGAATAAGGGATTAATGAAACTTTTATTAACAAGTGAGATTATAATTACCCTTATTTTTGCGTATTTTTACAATCCGATGTATTTATATATCGTTTTTGTTTATGTGTACCTTGTTGTTCAGGTGCCGTTAAAATGGATGTACGGTTTAAGTATGCTTTATACAGTTTCTAGTGTTTACCTTATTTATCAGACCATCTTTCCTGATCAACTGCATTTACTGATTAGCTTTCTGCCCCCATTATTTGGTGGGGGAATATTACCGTTTATTATGAGAGCATCACTTAGATACAAAGAATTAAATGAAAATTTGCAGCGACTAATGGAAGAAAAAGAACAACTTGAAGAAAGTAAGAAAAGAATGTTGGCAGATCTTTCTCATGATTTAAAAACACCCATGACAACTATACAAGGATATTCAAAAGCATTATATGAAGGTTTTGTGGAAGACGAAGAACAAGTAAAACGTTATGTAAAGTATATCCATGATAAGTCTGTGAGAGTAACAATTTTAATTGATGAGCTTTTTATGTTTACAAAACTGGAAACTCCGGACTCCCGAATGAATATAGAGAAAAAAGATCTTTGTGAGTTTTATAGAGAAGTTATTGTAGAATATTATCAGTTATTCTCAGAGAAGAAAATGGAGCTAATCATTGATATTCCAACTACTAAATTGATATATGAATTTGACTCGAAGCTTTTATACCGTGCTATTTCAAACTTATTAGAAAACGCTGCTAAGTACAATCCCGAACAAACAGCAGTGTTTATCACGTTAACAAAAAAGGCGAATTGTATCAGTCTAGAAATTGGAGATGATGGTATTGGTATTAAAGACGACCTGACCAATACATTATTTGATCCCTTTGTGAGAGGAGATAAAAGTAGAAAGAAAGACGGTGGCTCTGGTTTAGGATTAGCTATTACAAAGAAAATTATCGAAAAGCATGAAGGGAAGATCATACTCGATACAAAGCCCGTGCGTGGGAAAACGAATTTTATCATAGAACTTCCTGTTAAAGAGGTATAG
- a CDS encoding methyl-accepting chemotaxis protein encodes MLVSKLANVSKSSQVLEEGAVLAAIERSVAMIEFDPNGKVLWANENFAKTMEYHMDEMPNLLHSKFCTEEFSKGREYLVFWRNLRNGKSFQEKIQRVTKTGRHIWLEATYTPVLDENGIVQGVVKIATDITARENHTVDVASRLQQMSADLLDRAEQGISKSEDVAEANAELVSHSGENLEILKMLKQKASSIENITKTIREIASQTNLLALNAAIEAARAGEHGRGFNVVADEVRKLANRVQDSVQEVNAHIEGITGEIVKISDVTQRSQTGITSSQELINQAMQEFKSIGISAQQLDEQARTFKKML; translated from the coding sequence ATGTTAGTATCTAAATTAGCAAACGTTTCCAAATCCTCCCAAGTTTTAGAGGAAGGAGCCGTTCTAGCTGCAATAGAACGATCAGTTGCAATGATTGAGTTTGATCCAAATGGAAAAGTGTTATGGGCAAATGAAAATTTTGCCAAAACAATGGAATATCACATGGATGAAATGCCTAACCTTCTACATAGTAAATTTTGTACAGAAGAATTTTCTAAGGGAAGAGAATACCTAGTGTTTTGGAGAAATTTACGGAATGGAAAAAGTTTTCAAGAAAAAATACAGCGTGTCACCAAAACAGGTCGACATATTTGGCTTGAAGCTACTTATACACCAGTTTTAGATGAAAATGGGATCGTGCAAGGTGTTGTCAAAATTGCTACAGATATTACTGCACGAGAAAATCATACAGTAGACGTTGCATCGCGTTTACAGCAAATGTCGGCTGATCTTTTAGATCGGGCTGAGCAAGGAATTTCAAAAAGTGAAGATGTCGCAGAGGCAAATGCGGAGCTTGTCTCACATTCTGGAGAAAACTTAGAAATATTAAAGATGTTAAAACAAAAAGCATCTTCTATTGAAAACATTACAAAAACAATAAGAGAAATTGCATCGCAAACCAATCTTTTAGCTTTAAATGCAGCGATAGAAGCGGCACGTGCTGGTGAACATGGAAGAGGTTTTAACGTTGTAGCAGATGAAGTTAGAAAACTAGCAAATCGTGTACAAGATTCTGTTCAAGAAGTTAATGCACATATCGAAGGAATTACAGGAGAAATTGTTAAAATCAGTGATGTAACTCAGCGTTCACAAACTGGAATAACAAGCAGTCAAGAATTGATTAATCAAGCGATGCAGGAGTTTAAAAGTATTGGCATATCCGCACAACAACTAGATGAGCAAGCTAGAACATTTAAGAAAATGCTTTAA
- a CDS encoding LLM class flavin-dependent oxidoreductase translates to MSNIQIPVSVLNLVPIRKGQEAKDAIDSMVDLAQATEKMGYSRYWIAEHHNTSTLVSSATAILIKHTLENTERIRVGSGGIMLPNHSPLVVAEQFGTMATIYPNRLDLGLGRAPGTDMMTASALRRSQNDSVYTFPEDVNSLLTYFGPMERQDYVKAHPGVGTNIPIYILGSSTDSAYLAAKLGLPYVFASHFAPRYMEEAISIYRARFQPSEYLDKPYMTVCLNVIAAESDEEARWEQTSMQQFFLNVVRGTQNPLQPPVESMDDIWQPHEREMATSMSSVTLLGSKNSIHQQLTNFQEKYNVDEIMAVSYIYDTEKQKRSYEIFKEVVDGK, encoded by the coding sequence ATGTCAAATATACAAATACCTGTTTCTGTTTTGAATTTGGTTCCTATTCGTAAAGGGCAGGAAGCTAAAGATGCAATCGATTCTATGGTTGATTTAGCGCAGGCAACAGAAAAAATGGGATACTCACGATACTGGATTGCAGAGCATCATAACACATCAACACTTGTAAGCTCTGCTACAGCCATTTTAATTAAACATACTCTGGAAAACACAGAAAGAATTCGTGTAGGTTCTGGAGGGATTATGCTGCCAAACCATTCTCCACTGGTTGTTGCTGAACAATTTGGAACAATGGCTACTATTTATCCAAATCGTCTCGATTTAGGTTTAGGTCGTGCACCAGGGACAGATATGATGACAGCAAGTGCGTTAAGACGATCACAAAACGATTCTGTTTATACATTTCCGGAAGATGTTAATTCATTACTTACTTATTTTGGTCCGATGGAGCGTCAAGATTATGTGAAAGCACATCCAGGAGTTGGTACAAATATTCCTATATATATTCTTGGTTCTTCAACAGATTCTGCATACTTAGCAGCTAAACTAGGCTTACCATATGTATTTGCTTCTCATTTTGCTCCGCGATATATGGAGGAAGCCATTTCAATTTATCGAGCAAGATTCCAACCATCTGAATATTTAGATAAACCATATATGACGGTATGTCTAAACGTGATTGCAGCTGAGAGTGACGAAGAGGCGAGATGGGAACAAACCTCAATGCAACAATTTTTCTTAAATGTTGTGCGTGGTACACAAAATCCATTGCAACCACCAGTAGAAAGTATGGATGACATTTGGCAGCCACACGAAAGAGAAATGGCAACGTCGATGTCCAGTGTGACATTGCTGGGAAGTAAAAATTCAATTCATCAACAATTAACAAACTTCCAAGAAAAATATAATGTTGATGAAATCATGGCTGTTTCCTACATTTATGATACTGAAAAACAAAAGCGTTCGTATGAGATTTTTAAAGAAGTGGTAGATGGTAAGTAG
- a CDS encoding NRDE family protein — protein sequence MCLINFAYKIDPVYRLILSANRDEFYKRSTAQAAFWEDVPSILAGRDLEKMGTWMGVTKNGRFAALTNYRSSAIDKKQLRSRGELVSRFLQFNENPKDYLDKIQKNREYYPGFNLLVGDQAALYYYSNVENQIKLLEPGLYGLSNSLLDTPWPKVRKGKKGLQTCLNNARENLTECLFSSLQYEEPAADSELPSTGVSIEWERKLSPLFIKTPEYGTRSSTVLFMKSEEVKFVERTYIGDEVKEKNFEFRIEMK from the coding sequence ATGTGTTTAATTAATTTTGCGTACAAAATAGATCCAGTATATCGTCTAATACTTTCTGCAAATCGTGATGAATTTTATAAACGATCTACAGCTCAAGCTGCGTTTTGGGAAGATGTCCCATCTATATTAGCAGGAAGAGACTTAGAGAAAATGGGAACATGGATGGGAGTTACAAAAAACGGCCGATTTGCAGCACTTACGAATTACCGAAGCTCAGCCATTGATAAGAAACAACTACGTTCACGTGGTGAATTAGTGAGTCGATTCCTGCAATTCAATGAAAATCCCAAGGACTACTTGGATAAGATACAAAAAAATCGTGAATATTACCCAGGATTTAATTTACTTGTTGGAGATCAAGCTGCACTTTACTATTATTCAAACGTAGAAAATCAAATAAAATTACTTGAACCAGGTTTGTATGGCTTAAGTAATTCCTTACTTGACACACCATGGCCTAAAGTCCGTAAAGGGAAGAAAGGATTACAAACCTGTTTGAATAATGCACGTGAAAATTTGACAGAGTGTTTATTTTCAAGCCTACAATATGAGGAGCCAGCTGCTGATTCAGAATTACCAAGCACTGGAGTGTCTATTGAATGGGAACGAAAGCTTTCTCCATTATTTATAAAAACACCGGAATATGGTACAAGATCTTCGACAGTACTTTTCATGAAGAGTGAGGAAGTTAAGTTTGTTGAAAGGACATATATTGGAGACGAGGTCAAGGAAAAGAATTTCGAATTTCGAATTGAAATGAAGTAA
- a CDS encoding LLM class flavin-dependent oxidoreductase — protein MEIGVSTFVETTPDVKTGKVISHAERIREVVEEIVLADQVGLDVFGVGEHHREDFASSSPAVILSAAASQTKNIRLTSAVTVLSSADPVRVFQDFATLDAISNGRAEIMAGRGSFIESFPLFGFDLKDYDELFEENLALLLKIRESETVSWKGGHRPAIHNRGVYPRPVQDPLPVWIGSGGNSESVIRAGILGLPLVLAIIGGMPVQFEPLVQLYKKAVAHAGHDMSKLTVASHSHGFIADTTEEAADKFFPSTQYVMNKLGKERGWSPYTRGSFDTARTLEGALYVGDPKTVAEKIIYLRKNVGITRFMLHVPVGSMPHDDVMRAIELLGKEVAPLVRSEVAKWEKQESGE, from the coding sequence ATGGAAATAGGAGTAAGTACCTTTGTTGAAACAACACCAGATGTGAAAACAGGCAAGGTAATAAGTCATGCCGAGAGAATACGAGAAGTCGTAGAGGAAATTGTCCTTGCAGACCAAGTTGGTCTAGATGTATTTGGCGTTGGTGAGCACCATCGTGAAGATTTCGCATCTTCTAGTCCAGCAGTTATTTTATCTGCTGCTGCCTCACAAACAAAGAATATTCGGTTAACAAGTGCGGTTACGGTGTTATCATCAGCTGATCCAGTTCGAGTTTTTCAAGATTTTGCAACACTTGATGCCATTTCAAATGGACGAGCAGAAATTATGGCAGGACGAGGTTCATTTATTGAATCGTTCCCTTTATTTGGTTTTGATTTAAAAGATTATGATGAATTGTTTGAAGAAAATCTTGCATTGTTATTAAAAATCCGAGAATCTGAAACAGTATCATGGAAAGGCGGACATCGACCAGCTATACATAACCGAGGTGTTTATCCACGACCAGTTCAAGATCCTCTACCAGTTTGGATTGGAAGTGGAGGGAATTCTGAATCTGTTATTCGTGCAGGTATTCTTGGGTTACCGCTCGTATTGGCTATTATAGGAGGAATGCCTGTACAATTTGAGCCGCTTGTACAATTATATAAAAAAGCTGTAGCTCATGCTGGCCACGACATGTCCAAGCTAACCGTAGCCTCACATTCTCACGGGTTTATTGCAGATACAACAGAAGAAGCAGCCGATAAATTTTTCCCATCAACTCAATATGTGATGAACAAATTAGGTAAAGAACGCGGCTGGAGTCCATATACAAGAGGAAGCTTTGATACAGCTCGCACTCTTGAGGGGGCATTGTATGTAGGAGATCCCAAAACAGTTGCTGAGAAAATCATTTATCTCAGAAAAAATGTAGGAATCACACGTTTTATGCTGCATGTGCCAGTTGGAAGCATGCCTCATGATGATGTAATGAGAGCGATTGAACTTTTAGGAAAAGAAGTAGCTCCTTTGGTACGTTCGGAAGTTGCAAAATGGGAAAAACAAGAGAGCGGGGAATAG
- a CDS encoding MFS transporter, which yields MSHEQLNKRLLIIATFGMVIAFTVWNAFSPIINEIGKMYDLNTTEKSILIAIPVLLGSVMRVPLGIFTERFGGRKVYTLLLLFLVIPLMITGFSSSYIMLLISAFFIGLAGASFAVSMTFVSKWTPKEKQGTALGINALGNIGTAVASFSLPSLVLIVGIQWIFWGLIIPVLMMAAIIWFFTPETTNTNSTKTIKNELSVLKYKQTWILSLFYFVTFGIFVAFGIYLPTLLMDLFQLSAIDAGMKAAGFIVIATFIRPFGGYFSDKLNPGKILTGVFLVIIFCGLLLTLAVENFYIMTFASLLLAFAVGIGNGAVFKLVPNLFPTSTGTVTGIVGAAGGIGGFFPPILLGVIKDQTGTYSLGFVFLIILTIICLWFNKSEYDKRINTKQVRRIHIAK from the coding sequence ATGAGTCACGAACAGTTAAACAAAAGACTCTTGATTATTGCGACCTTCGGTATGGTTATTGCTTTTACTGTTTGGAATGCGTTTTCTCCAATCATTAATGAAATTGGAAAAATGTATGATCTTAACACAACTGAAAAGAGTATTCTTATTGCTATACCGGTTTTATTAGGGTCGGTTATGAGGGTTCCATTAGGGATCTTTACGGAGCGTTTTGGTGGTCGAAAAGTTTATACACTTTTACTCTTGTTTTTAGTCATACCACTAATGATCACAGGGTTTTCCAGTTCCTATATCATGCTTTTAATTAGTGCTTTTTTTATTGGATTAGCTGGTGCTTCATTCGCCGTTTCGATGACATTTGTATCGAAATGGACACCAAAAGAGAAACAAGGAACGGCTCTAGGAATCAATGCTTTAGGAAACATCGGTACTGCAGTGGCTTCTTTTTCTCTGCCATCACTAGTTTTAATTGTAGGAATTCAATGGATTTTCTGGGGATTAATTATTCCAGTACTTATGATGGCCGCGATTATCTGGTTTTTCACACCTGAAACAACCAACACAAATTCAACAAAAACTATAAAAAATGAGTTATCAGTACTAAAATATAAGCAAACATGGATTCTTTCGTTATTTTATTTTGTAACGTTTGGGATATTTGTTGCTTTTGGCATCTACTTACCTACTCTTCTAATGGATTTATTCCAGCTCTCAGCAATTGATGCAGGAATGAAGGCTGCAGGATTTATTGTGATTGCAACATTTATACGACCTTTCGGAGGTTATTTTTCAGATAAGTTAAACCCTGGGAAAATTTTAACTGGTGTTTTCCTCGTGATTATTTTCTGTGGCCTCCTCCTTACATTGGCAGTCGAAAACTTCTATATCATGACGTTTGCTAGCTTACTTTTAGCTTTTGCGGTAGGCATTGGAAATGGTGCTGTTTTTAAACTTGTTCCTAATCTATTCCCAACTTCTACTGGTACTGTAACAGGTATTGTTGGAGCAGCTGGTGGTATTGGTGGATTTTTCCCACCAATTTTATTAGGGGTTATTAAAGACCAAACAGGGACTTACTCGTTAGGTTTTGTTTTTCTCATTATATTAACAATCATTTGCCTTTGGTTTAATAAGAGTGAGTATGATAAAAGAATAAATACAAAACAGGTAAGAAGGATTCATATAGCAAAATAG
- a CDS encoding ABC transporter ATP-binding protein codes for MVNVIELEHIVKSYGDVIAVDGITLQVRKGEVLGIIGANGAGKSTTLEMMMGLRKPDSGSVRVLGMDMILASNEMKQKIGIQLQQTALYDRIKVKEALNLFSSYYEKRRDLKEIISTLELEPYLNKYVKNLSGGWQQRTSLALALVNDPEIIFLDEPTTGLDPQARFELWKAINKFRAEGKTIILSTHYMDEAQRHCDRIAIIKKGKLVACDEPIKLIQSLNDKGSMEDVYLEYAVGH; via the coding sequence ATGGTAAATGTAATTGAACTTGAACATATTGTGAAAAGTTACGGAGATGTTATAGCAGTTGATGGAATTACCCTACAGGTTAGAAAAGGAGAGGTACTTGGTATTATCGGGGCAAATGGAGCTGGAAAATCAACAACATTAGAGATGATGATGGGACTTAGAAAGCCCGATTCTGGATCAGTGAGGGTTTTAGGGATGGATATGATATTAGCTTCAAATGAAATGAAACAAAAAATTGGGATTCAGCTTCAGCAAACAGCTCTTTATGATCGGATTAAAGTAAAAGAGGCACTTAATCTATTTAGTTCTTATTATGAAAAAAGACGAGACTTAAAAGAAATCATTTCAACACTTGAACTTGAGCCTTATCTCAATAAATATGTTAAAAATTTATCAGGTGGTTGGCAGCAGCGAACGTCTCTTGCACTAGCGCTGGTGAACGATCCAGAGATTATTTTCTTAGATGAACCAACTACTGGATTAGATCCACAGGCACGATTTGAACTATGGAAGGCTATAAACAAGTTTAGAGCGGAAGGTAAAACAATTATTCTTTCGACTCATTATATGGATGAAGCACAAAGGCATTGTGATCGAATCGCAATCATAAAAAAAGGCAAACTGGTTGCATGTGATGAGCCTATTAAGTTAATTCAATCATTGAATGATAAAGGTTCAATGGAAGATGTTTACTTAGAATACGCGGTAGGTCATTAA
- a CDS encoding MFS transporter, whose amino-acid sequence MKTPSFKHLWLGQLLANSGDVFYIVGLMAIIHEQTGSAVYLAVVPFIITVAKFSSGFIAPLLLDQYRLKSLLVFSQLGKTLFLFTMQMATIFFSWNLVITFVFVFFISFFDGWATPARNAMLPRLVHRDELVKANSFVSTLDQTVQLGGWASGGIIVALIGGNKVIWLTLSLFILSTFFMQLLRDETKQIVNENTVFSRWESLKEGWLYIWEVPSLRSISFIYVLEYFASAVWIAAILYVYVDEILGKDQAWWGYINATFFLGLVIGGLFAVKFAKGVDTHLPNVIIISSFGICIGTFTFGFTSSPLAALFLSALCGFLEQVKSISLQTSLQRAASIDQLPKIYAAQGTLLSLVFAVSSVTFGFLTELYSVSISFIIAALLLLSSAIYLTIKKKILS is encoded by the coding sequence ATGAAAACACCATCTTTTAAACACCTTTGGCTCGGACAGTTACTAGCAAACAGTGGTGATGTTTTTTACATTGTTGGGCTTATGGCCATTATCCATGAGCAAACAGGATCAGCTGTTTATTTAGCAGTTGTTCCGTTTATCATCACTGTTGCGAAATTCAGTAGCGGTTTTATAGCACCACTGCTTTTGGACCAATATCGATTAAAATCGCTGTTGGTTTTTTCACAACTAGGTAAGACATTGTTCCTTTTCACTATGCAAATGGCAACGATCTTCTTCTCATGGAATCTCGTCATCACCTTTGTTTTTGTGTTTTTCATTTCTTTTTTTGATGGATGGGCAACACCAGCCAGAAATGCAATGCTGCCTCGTCTTGTCCACAGAGATGAATTAGTAAAAGCAAACAGTTTTGTTTCTACCTTAGATCAAACGGTTCAACTCGGAGGTTGGGCATCAGGAGGAATAATCGTTGCCCTAATTGGTGGGAATAAAGTGATTTGGCTCACTCTAAGCTTATTTATTCTGTCAACGTTTTTTATGCAATTGCTTAGAGATGAGACTAAACAAATTGTTAATGAAAACACAGTTTTTTCTAGATGGGAATCACTGAAGGAAGGTTGGCTTTATATTTGGGAAGTTCCGTCGCTCAGATCGATTTCTTTCATTTATGTTTTAGAATATTTTGCGAGTGCAGTGTGGATTGCAGCAATTCTCTATGTTTATGTTGATGAAATATTAGGGAAAGATCAGGCATGGTGGGGTTATATTAATGCAACCTTTTTTCTTGGTCTTGTCATTGGAGGGCTTTTTGCCGTGAAGTTTGCAAAGGGGGTTGATACACATCTTCCTAATGTTATCATCATTTCTTCATTTGGAATTTGTATTGGCACCTTTACCTTCGGGTTTACTTCATCACCGCTAGCTGCCCTCTTTCTTTCAGCATTATGTGGATTTTTAGAGCAAGTGAAAAGCATATCGTTACAAACGTCCCTACAAAGAGCTGCTTCAATTGATCAATTACCTAAAATTTATGCTGCACAAGGTACGCTGCTTTCTCTTGTTTTTGCTGTTTCCTCAGTTACATTTGGATTTTTAACAGAGTTGTACTCTGTTAGTATTTCTTTTATCATAGCAGCATTATTATTATTGAGTTCAGCAATATATTTAACTATTAAAAAGAAAATATTGTCATAG